A single genomic interval of Puntigrus tetrazona isolate hp1 chromosome 1, ASM1883169v1, whole genome shotgun sequence harbors:
- the ppa2 gene encoding inorganic pyrophosphatase 2, mitochondrial — protein sequence MRSVIHTATRVSAAFFSSQSSRESTSLFSVATFHLRRMSHYLTELRGRANSADYRVYLKTSDGKYISPFHDIPLYVVADEQECGVPAKKFKTNEILFNMVVEVPRWSNAKMEIATKEPLNPIKQDVKKGKLRYVANIFPNKGYIWNYGALPQTWEDPGHTDKDTMCCGDNDPIDVCEIGSKVCVTGQVIQVKVLGILALIDEGETDWKLIAINIEDPDASSLNSIEDVRKIKPGHLEATVDWFKKYKVTDGKPENQFAFNGQFKDKDFAIEVIKSTHSYWKALVMRKKMKGDEIVCQNTSLCESPFKCSDAEACTVVEAAAEYGEPLPVPSEVDKWHFFTK from the exons ATGCGTTCAGTTATTCATACTGCCACGAGGGTTTCTGCTGCCTTCTTCTCTTCACAGTCCTCGCGGGAAAGCACGTCTTTATTTTCAGTCGCTACCTTTCATTTGAGAAGAATGTCGCATTACCTTACAGAGCTGAGAGGGCGAGCAAACTCCGCCGACTACAGGGTTTACTTAA AAACCTCTGACGGAAAGTACATATCCCCTTTCCATGACATTCCTCTGTATGTTGTTGCTGATGAACAG GAATGTGGTGTTCCAGCAAAgaagtttaaaacaaatgag ATATTGTTTAATATGGTTGTAGAAGTACCTCGTTGGTCAAATGCCAAGATGGAG ATCGCAACAAAGGAACCGCTGAACCCGATCAAGCAAGATGTGAAGAAGGGCAAACTGCGATATGTTGCTAACATTTTTCCAAACAAAGGTTACATTTGGAACTATGGTGCACTTCCCCAG acatgGGAAGATCCCGGCCACACTGACAAGGACACCATGTGCTGTGGAGATAATGACCCAATAGACGTGTGTGAGATCGGATCCAAG GTGTGTGTAACTGGGCAGGTGATTCAGGTTAAAGTTCTTGGAATTCTGGCTTTAATAGATGAAGGAGAGACTGACTGGAAGCTAATAGCCATCAATATAGAGGACCCTGATGCGTCAAGCCTTAACA GTATTGAGGATGTCAGAAAGATTAAACCTGGTCACCTTGAGGCTACTGTggattggtttaaaaaatataaagttacaGATGGGAAGCCTGAGAACCAGTTTGCATTCAATGGACAGTTCAAGGATAAG GACTTTGCTATAGAAGTCATAAAATCAACACACAGCTACTGGAAAGCATTAGTGATGAGAAAAAAGATGAAAGGCGATGAGATTGTTTG TCAAAACACTTCCTTATGTGAGAGCCCATTCAAATGCAGCGATGCAGAGGCCTGTACTGTAGTTGAAGCT GCCGCAGAATATGGGGAACCACTCCCAGTACCGTCTGAAg tggACAAATGGCACTTCTTCACAAAGTGA